Proteins encoded by one window of Pseudonocardia sp. HH130629-09:
- a CDS encoding wax ester/triacylglycerol synthase domain-containing protein: MSDTPLAWGSVREISSFETMMWRAEADDARFRSPVLAVELLDTRPDWDRLLAAVDWATRMVPRFRERIREPLGGLGTPYWIHDVEFDLHYHLRRVRIPGAGPDFWPELSSIAEQFMMTPFDRERPLWEATLVEGLPGGRAAFLLKLHHVLTDGMGVVQLLSQLHSRKREHDEEKPQPPAPATEAPDPLAEVDRLVRREAGIVPATVRAARDVVGALTHPLSAARDSARYLESALRVLSPPPGTGSELLRPRGTSWRFVALDVSFPDLRAAAKTVGGSFNDAYVASLLGAFRRYHEEMGHPVPGDAVLRTSVPVSVRRPGDADGGNRWAPARLRGPMGIADPAARLRAVGEQMRAAREEPALESPDVVAPLLARLPGPLLTLVAGGSTQGNDLQASNVPGLRAEAFLCGARIERVYPFAPLPGCAAMITVVTHGELCCVGANIDAAAITDRDTFARCLAEGFSEVLALHPGSAEPVVVA; the protein is encoded by the coding sequence GCGGTCGAGCTGCTCGACACCCGGCCGGACTGGGACCGGCTCCTGGCCGCCGTCGACTGGGCGACGCGGATGGTGCCGCGCTTCCGCGAGCGGATCCGCGAACCGCTCGGCGGGCTGGGCACGCCCTACTGGATCCACGACGTCGAGTTCGACCTGCACTACCACCTGCGCCGGGTGCGCATCCCCGGCGCGGGACCCGACTTCTGGCCGGAGCTGTCCTCGATCGCCGAGCAGTTCATGATGACGCCGTTCGACCGGGAGCGGCCGCTGTGGGAAGCCACCCTCGTCGAAGGTCTCCCGGGCGGTCGCGCCGCGTTCCTGCTGAAGCTGCACCACGTGCTCACCGACGGGATGGGTGTGGTCCAGCTGCTGTCGCAGCTGCACAGCCGCAAGCGGGAGCACGACGAGGAGAAGCCGCAGCCCCCCGCACCCGCCACCGAGGCGCCCGACCCGCTGGCCGAGGTCGACCGGCTGGTGCGCCGTGAGGCCGGCATCGTCCCGGCGACGGTGCGCGCGGCGCGCGACGTCGTCGGCGCGCTGACCCACCCGCTCTCCGCGGCCCGCGACAGCGCGCGCTACCTGGAGTCCGCGCTGCGGGTGCTGTCGCCGCCGCCGGGCACCGGGTCGGAGCTGCTGCGCCCGCGCGGGACGTCGTGGCGGTTCGTCGCGCTCGACGTCTCCTTCCCCGACCTGCGGGCGGCCGCGAAGACGGTCGGCGGCTCGTTCAACGACGCCTACGTGGCCTCGCTGCTCGGCGCCTTCCGCCGCTACCACGAGGAGATGGGCCACCCGGTCCCCGGCGACGCCGTCCTGCGCACCTCGGTGCCGGTGTCGGTGCGCCGCCCCGGGGACGCCGACGGCGGCAACCGGTGGGCGCCGGCCCGGCTGCGCGGCCCGATGGGCATCGCCGACCCGGCCGCCCGGCTGCGGGCGGTCGGTGAGCAGATGCGTGCGGCCCGCGAGGAGCCCGCGCTGGAGAGCCCGGACGTCGTCGCCCCGCTGCTGGCCCGGCTGCCCGGACCGCTGCTGACGCTGGTGGCGGGCGGGTCGACCCAGGGCAACGACCTGCAGGCCTCGAACGTGCCGGGCCTGCGGGCGGAGGCGTTCCTGTGCGGGGCTCGGATCGAGCGCGTCTACCCGTTCGCGCCGCTGCCCGGCTGCGCGGCGATGATCACCGTCGTCACGCACGGCGAACTCTGCTGCGTCGGGGCGAACATCGACGCCGCGGCCATCACCGACCGCGACACCTTCGCGCGCTGCCTGGCCGAGGGGTTCTCCGAGGTCCTCGCCCTGCACCCGGGATCGGCCGAGCCGGTGGTGGTGGCATGA
- a CDS encoding SCO6745 family protein: MTTSDGAVPSSRALWAELEPVHDVVYFAPEAQAAAGAAGFRGFWRGYFAMRAAALGPVGAAPVTVAFHGFHPSMVARALPAVWSLGTPAAALAARLAGATAALRRSGLDGAGPAADPAALRRAAELAWAAAGEVDVDGRVLAAANAALPRPDGDLETLWQATTTLREHRGDGHVAVLVARGVGPVAAHHLKIAAGETDGEWLRTARGFDHETWAAGAQDLRARGWVDATGTLTAAGAQEHDEIERLTDRAAARPWAALGADRTAELAALLAPMASALLAAGDVPAHGPVGLVRDAR; this comes from the coding sequence GTGACCACCTCCGACGGCGCGGTGCCGTCCAGCCGGGCGCTCTGGGCCGAGCTCGAGCCGGTCCACGACGTCGTCTACTTCGCCCCCGAGGCTCAGGCCGCCGCCGGGGCCGCCGGGTTCCGCGGGTTCTGGCGTGGCTACTTCGCGATGCGCGCCGCGGCACTGGGGCCGGTGGGCGCAGCACCCGTGACGGTCGCGTTCCACGGCTTCCACCCGTCGATGGTCGCCCGCGCACTGCCCGCGGTCTGGTCGCTCGGCACCCCCGCCGCGGCGCTCGCGGCCCGCCTCGCCGGTGCCACCGCCGCACTGCGCCGATCCGGGCTCGACGGTGCCGGCCCGGCCGCCGACCCGGCCGCGCTGCGCCGGGCCGCGGAGCTGGCCTGGGCGGCCGCCGGGGAGGTCGACGTCGACGGCCGCGTCCTCGCCGCCGCGAACGCCGCGCTGCCCCGCCCCGACGGCGACCTCGAGACCCTCTGGCAGGCGACGACGACGCTGCGCGAGCACCGCGGGGACGGCCACGTCGCCGTCCTGGTCGCGCGTGGCGTCGGCCCGGTCGCCGCGCACCACCTCAAGATCGCCGCCGGGGAGACCGACGGCGAGTGGCTGCGCACCGCCCGCGGGTTCGACCACGAGACCTGGGCGGCCGGTGCGCAGGACCTGCGTGCCCGCGGCTGGGTCGACGCCACCGGTACGCTCACCGCCGCGGGCGCGCAGGAGCACGACGAGATCGAACGGCTCACCGACCGGGCCGCCGCCCGCCCGTGGGCCGCCCTCGGCGCGGACCGGACCGCCGAGCTCGCCGCGCTGCTGGCGCCGATGGCGTCGGCGTTGCTCGCGGCCGGGGACGTGCCCGCGCACGGCCCGGTCGGGCTCGTCCGGGACGCCCGATGA
- the dinB gene encoding DNA polymerase IV gives MFVRGLATILHADLDSFYASVEQRDDPRLRGRPVIVGGGVVLAASYQAKAYGVRTAMNGRQARALCPQAIVVPPRMAAYSEASRAVFALFRDTTPEVEGLSIDEAFLEVGGLARIAGTPREIATRLRERVAGEAGLPISVGVARTKFLAKVASGASKPDGLLVVDPDREREFLHPLPVRSLWGVGAVTAARLHEVGVRTVADVASLGEAALVSYLGPGAGRHLHALAHLQDPRPVDTHRSRRSIGSQRALGRRPRTDAELDGILASTVDRLARRLRAPRGSDRGEQDGTPDPFDAAGPGGDPDDPAGTGAIGTPAGGRVCRTVVLRVRFGDYARITRSHTLPVATAHTPTILSAARRLLVDALPEIHRHGITLLGLSLTNLDRDDALQLELPLDAHAGPALDSALDAVRSRFGSASVGRASRLGHDEGLQVPLLPEHE, from the coding sequence GTGTTCGTGCGCGGCCTGGCCACCATTCTGCATGCCGACCTGGACTCGTTCTACGCGTCGGTCGAGCAGCGCGACGACCCGCGGCTGCGCGGGCGACCGGTGATCGTGGGCGGCGGTGTCGTGCTGGCGGCCAGCTACCAGGCGAAGGCCTACGGCGTGCGGACCGCGATGAACGGGCGCCAGGCGCGGGCGTTGTGCCCGCAGGCGATCGTCGTGCCGCCGCGGATGGCGGCCTACTCCGAGGCGAGCCGCGCGGTGTTCGCGCTGTTCCGCGACACGACCCCGGAGGTCGAGGGGCTGTCCATCGATGAGGCGTTCCTGGAGGTCGGCGGGCTGGCGAGGATCGCGGGGACACCCCGGGAGATCGCGACGCGGCTGCGCGAGCGGGTAGCCGGGGAGGCGGGTCTGCCGATCAGCGTCGGCGTGGCCCGCACGAAGTTCCTCGCGAAGGTGGCCAGCGGGGCGTCGAAGCCCGACGGGTTGCTGGTCGTCGACCCCGACCGGGAACGGGAGTTCCTGCACCCGCTGCCGGTGCGCAGCCTGTGGGGCGTCGGCGCGGTGACCGCGGCCCGGCTGCACGAGGTCGGGGTCCGGACCGTCGCCGACGTCGCGTCGCTGGGCGAGGCGGCGCTGGTCTCCTACCTGGGACCCGGCGCCGGCCGCCACCTGCACGCCCTGGCGCACCTGCAGGACCCCCGGCCGGTGGACACCCACCGGTCCCGCCGGTCGATCGGGTCGCAGCGGGCCCTGGGCCGGCGCCCGCGCACCGACGCCGAGCTGGACGGCATCCTGGCCTCGACCGTCGACCGGCTGGCCCGGCGGCTGCGCGCCCCTCGCGGCTCCGACCGCGGCGAGCAGGACGGCACCCCGGACCCGTTCGACGCCGCCGGGCCGGGCGGCGATCCGGACGATCCGGCGGGCACCGGCGCGATCGGCACCCCCGCCGGCGGCCGGGTCTGCCGCACCGTCGTGCTGAGGGTGCGGTTCGGCGACTACGCCCGCATCACGCGCTCGCACACCCTGCCGGTCGCGACCGCCCACACCCCGACGATCCTGTCCGCGGCACGACGACTGCTCGTCGACGCGCTGCCCGAGATCCACCGGCACGGGATCACCCTGCTCGGCCTGTCGCTGACCAACCTCGACCGCGACGACGCCCTGCAGCTGGAGCTGCCGCTCGACGCGCACGCCGGACCCGCCCTGGACTCCGCACTCGACGCCGTCCGGAGCCGGTTCGGCTCGGCCTCGGTCGGCCGCGCCAGCCGCCTCGGCCACGACGAGGGCCTGCAGGTGCCCCTGTTGCCCGAGCACGAATGA
- a CDS encoding NAD(P)/FAD-dependent oxidoreductase, producing MRTTQEKTAARTTAEGWLTAFADALSARDIDRAVGLFADESYWRDLVAFTWNLKTVEHHDGIRDLLTHTLDPTDPSHWALSAEPTGAGGVTEGWFTFETAVGRGSGHVRIVDGKAWTLLTTLDELKGHEEPRGENRPLGTEHGANPARVTWKERRDAELAELGHTRDPEVVIIGGGQGGIALGARLRQLGVDTIIVERNERPGDSWRKRYKSLALHDPVWYDHLPYLKFPDNWPVFAPKDKIGDWLEFYTRIMELNYWGSTTANSAEFDEASGRWCVVVDRAGEQITLRPRQLVIALGVSGKPNIPDFAGREQFRGEVQHSSQHPGPDAYRGKKVVVIGSNNSAFDICGSLWEVGADVTMVQRSSTHIIKSDTLMEYGLGDLYSERAVKAGVDTHTGDMIFASIPYRIMHTFQKPAYDKAREVDADYYRRLADAGFELDFGDDDSGLFMKYLRRGSGYYIDVGAAELVADGEVKLVRGQMHEFTEKGVKLADGTELVADLVVFATGYRSMNGLAADIVGQAVADKVGKVWGLGSDTTKDPGPWEGEQRNMWKPTQQQNLWFHGGNLHQSRFYSLYLALQLKAREAGIDTRVYGLQERHHLS from the coding sequence GTGAGGACCACGCAGGAGAAGACGGCGGCACGCACGACCGCGGAGGGCTGGCTCACCGCCTTCGCCGACGCCCTGTCCGCCCGCGACATCGACCGGGCCGTCGGGCTGTTCGCCGACGAGAGCTACTGGCGCGACCTGGTCGCGTTCACCTGGAACCTGAAGACCGTCGAGCATCACGACGGCATCCGTGACCTGCTGACCCACACCCTCGACCCGACCGACCCGTCGCACTGGGCGCTCTCCGCCGAGCCGACCGGGGCCGGCGGTGTCACCGAGGGGTGGTTCACGTTCGAGACCGCCGTCGGGCGCGGCTCCGGGCACGTCCGCATCGTCGACGGGAAGGCGTGGACCCTGCTCACCACCCTCGACGAGCTGAAAGGCCACGAGGAGCCCCGCGGGGAGAACCGGCCGCTCGGCACCGAACACGGCGCCAACCCCGCCCGGGTCACCTGGAAGGAACGCCGCGACGCCGAGCTGGCCGAGCTGGGCCACACCCGCGACCCCGAGGTCGTGATCATCGGCGGCGGGCAGGGCGGCATCGCGCTGGGCGCCCGGCTGCGCCAGCTCGGTGTCGACACGATCATCGTCGAGCGCAACGAGCGGCCCGGCGACTCCTGGCGCAAGCGCTACAAGAGCCTCGCCCTGCACGACCCGGTCTGGTACGACCACCTGCCGTACCTGAAGTTCCCGGACAACTGGCCGGTGTTCGCGCCGAAGGACAAGATCGGCGACTGGCTGGAGTTCTACACGCGGATCATGGAGCTGAACTACTGGGGCTCCACCACCGCGAACAGCGCCGAGTTCGACGAGGCGTCCGGGCGCTGGTGCGTCGTCGTCGACAGGGCGGGCGAGCAGATCACCCTGCGGCCGCGCCAGCTCGTGATCGCGCTGGGGGTCTCCGGCAAGCCGAACATCCCCGACTTCGCGGGCCGGGAGCAGTTCCGGGGCGAGGTGCAGCACTCGTCGCAGCACCCCGGCCCGGACGCCTACCGGGGCAAGAAGGTCGTGGTCATCGGCTCGAACAACTCCGCCTTCGACATCTGCGGGTCGCTGTGGGAGGTCGGCGCCGACGTCACCATGGTGCAGCGCTCGTCGACCCACATCATCAAGTCCGACACGCTGATGGAGTACGGGCTGGGTGATCTCTACTCCGAGCGCGCGGTCAAGGCGGGCGTCGACACCCACACCGGGGACATGATCTTCGCGTCGATCCCCTACCGGATCATGCACACCTTCCAGAAGCCCGCCTACGACAAGGCCCGCGAGGTCGACGCGGACTACTACCGGCGGCTGGCCGACGCCGGGTTCGAGCTGGACTTCGGCGACGACGACTCCGGCCTGTTCATGAAGTACCTGCGCCGCGGCTCGGGCTACTACATCGATGTCGGCGCCGCCGAGCTCGTCGCCGACGGCGAGGTGAAGCTGGTCCGCGGCCAGATGCACGAGTTCACCGAGAAGGGCGTGAAGCTCGCCGACGGCACCGAGCTCGTCGCCGACCTCGTCGTCTTCGCGACCGGCTACCGGTCGATGAACGGCCTGGCCGCCGACATCGTCGGCCAGGCCGTCGCGGACAAGGTCGGCAAGGTGTGGGGCCTGGGCTCGGACACGACCAAGGACCCGGGGCCCTGGGAGGGCGAGCAGCGCAACATGTGGAAGCCCACCCAGCAGCAGAACCTGTGGTTCCACGGCGGGAACCTGCACCAGAGCCGGTTCTACTCGCTGTACCTGGCGCTGCAGCTCAAGGCGCGGGAGGCGGGCATCGACACCCGCGTCTACGGGCTGCAGGAGCGGCACCACCTCTCCTGA
- a CDS encoding YoaK family protein yields MNRVIVLALLAACAGVVDVWAVVALGGAFAGVVTGNLVTAGHAVAVADPVELLPPAVAVAGFVAGVGLWSLHRRWRRDAVSAPLLAELVVLVALAVAWLLAPTTTLPLLAGAAVAMGGQSSVARLLGESTTYMTGTLTGAVADLVTGDGRRWSALRQLGALVLGAVAGGLLLEHLRPAVPAVAVLLAGAAVVVHAVGARRVQDGPVGPAAP; encoded by the coding sequence GTGAACCGTGTGATCGTCCTCGCGTTGCTGGCCGCCTGCGCCGGGGTGGTGGACGTCTGGGCGGTGGTCGCCCTGGGTGGCGCCTTCGCCGGCGTCGTCACCGGCAACCTCGTGACGGCGGGGCATGCCGTCGCCGTCGCCGACCCGGTCGAGCTGCTCCCACCGGCGGTCGCGGTGGCGGGCTTCGTCGCCGGGGTCGGTCTGTGGTCGCTGCACCGGCGGTGGCGGCGGGACGCGGTGTCCGCGCCGCTGCTGGCCGAGCTGGTCGTGCTGGTCGCACTCGCCGTCGCGTGGCTGCTCGCGCCCACCACGACGCTGCCGCTGCTGGCCGGGGCCGCGGTCGCGATGGGTGGACAGAGCAGCGTCGCCCGGCTGCTCGGGGAGTCCACGACCTACATGACCGGCACCCTGACCGGTGCGGTCGCCGACCTGGTCACCGGCGACGGGCGGCGGTGGTCGGCGCTGCGCCAGCTCGGCGCGCTGGTGCTCGGGGCCGTCGCGGGCGGACTCCTGCTGGAGCACCTGCGGCCCGCCGTGCCCGCGGTGGCGGTGCTGCTCGCCGGGGCGGCCGTCGTCGTCCACGCCGTCGGCGCCCGGCGGGTGCAGGATGGTCCGGTGGGGCCGGCCGCCCCGTAG
- a CDS encoding LLM class flavin-dependent oxidoreductase, translating into MRTATTVEASGGDWRETVEFVVEAERLGLDDCWVAEAWGSDAPSALGYLAARTERIRLGSGVIQVGTRSAVAVAQAALTLHDMSQGRFLLGLGASGPQVIEGLHGVPFARPFTRLRETIEVVRAACAGERIDYDGETVAIPLPGGEGRPMRLSTTPVPDLPVFVAALSPRMLELTGRVADGWLGTSFVPEGAEAYLAHLDTGLRAAGRARSAIEVCQGAEVAFAADEAEQAAMVDDRRPGIAFSLGGMGTAERNFYYDAYRRQGWGERADAVRAAWQRGDRAGAAALVTDEMVLGTTLIGTHERVGARLRDWAAAGVDTVRLYPAGETLDERLGTLARAVELARAAG; encoded by the coding sequence ATGAGGACCGCCACGACCGTCGAGGCCTCCGGCGGCGACTGGCGCGAGACCGTCGAGTTCGTCGTCGAGGCCGAACGGCTCGGTCTCGACGACTGCTGGGTCGCCGAGGCGTGGGGGTCGGACGCGCCGTCGGCGTTGGGCTACCTCGCCGCCCGCACCGAGCGGATCCGGCTCGGCTCCGGGGTGATCCAGGTCGGCACCCGCTCGGCGGTGGCGGTCGCCCAGGCGGCCCTGACCCTGCACGACATGTCGCAGGGCCGGTTCCTGCTCGGCCTCGGCGCGTCCGGCCCACAGGTGATCGAGGGCCTGCACGGGGTGCCGTTCGCGCGCCCGTTCACCCGGCTGCGCGAGACGATCGAGGTGGTCCGGGCCGCCTGCGCGGGGGAGCGCATCGACTACGACGGCGAGACCGTCGCGATCCCCCTGCCCGGCGGCGAGGGCCGCCCGATGCGGCTGTCGACGACACCCGTGCCGGACCTGCCGGTGTTCGTCGCGGCGTTGTCCCCGCGGATGCTGGAGCTCACCGGGCGGGTCGCCGACGGCTGGCTGGGCACGAGCTTCGTCCCGGAGGGCGCCGAGGCCTACCTCGCCCACCTCGACACCGGTCTGCGCGCGGCCGGACGGGCCCGGTCCGCGATCGAGGTCTGCCAGGGCGCCGAGGTCGCCTTCGCCGCCGACGAGGCCGAGCAGGCGGCGATGGTCGACGACCGCCGCCCCGGCATCGCGTTCAGCCTCGGCGGGATGGGCACCGCCGAGCGGAACTTCTACTACGACGCCTACCGGCGCCAGGGCTGGGGCGAGCGCGCCGACGCCGTCCGCGCCGCCTGGCAGCGCGGGGACCGGGCCGGCGCCGCGGCCCTGGTCACCGACGAGATGGTGCTGGGGACGACGCTGATCGGCACCCACGAGCGGGTCGGCGCGCGGCTGCGGGACTGGGCCGCCGCCGGCGTCGACACCGTCCGGCTCTACCCCGCGGGCGAGACGCTCGACGAGCGACTCGGCACCCTGGCACGGGCAGTGGAGCTGGCCCGCGCCGCGGGGTGA
- a CDS encoding Clp protease N-terminal domain-containing protein, which yields MGTPTPPGTTVRLDDLIRAITAIHQDPLEQLSDAVLAGDHLGEVADHLIGHFVDQARRSGASWTEIGRSMGVSKQAAQKRFVPRADPGTDMAGGFERFTPRARAVVVAAQESARAAGNDRITPEHLLLGMLSETRGLAVLLLTGLGTDTAALGEAATAALPAPADTLPALIPFDPDAKKTLELTFRHALRLGHNYIGTEHVLLALLETEDGDGVLSAAGVEAARVEEALAQALAAMADPETP from the coding sequence ATGGGAACTCCGACGCCTCCGGGCACCACCGTCCGTCTCGACGACCTCATCCGAGCCATCACCGCCATCCACCAGGACCCCCTGGAGCAGCTGTCCGACGCAGTACTCGCCGGCGACCACCTCGGCGAGGTGGCCGACCACCTGATCGGCCACTTCGTGGACCAGGCGCGCCGTTCCGGCGCCTCGTGGACCGAGATCGGCCGCAGCATGGGGGTGTCCAAGCAGGCCGCGCAGAAGCGGTTCGTGCCACGCGCCGACCCCGGGACCGACATGGCGGGCGGCTTCGAGCGCTTCACCCCGCGGGCGCGGGCCGTCGTCGTCGCCGCCCAGGAGTCGGCCCGTGCGGCCGGCAACGACCGGATCACGCCGGAGCACCTGCTCCTCGGCATGCTCTCCGAGACCCGTGGGCTCGCGGTGCTGCTGCTGACCGGGCTCGGCACCGACACCGCGGCGCTGGGCGAGGCCGCCACCGCAGCGCTGCCCGCCCCCGCGGACACCCTCCCCGCCCTCATCCCGTTCGACCCGGACGCGAAGAAGACCCTGGAGCTGACGTTCCGCCACGCGCTGCGGCTGGGACACAACTACATCGGCACCGAGCATGTCCTGCTCGCGCTGCTGGAGACCGAGGACGGCGACGGCGTCCTGTCCGCGGCCGGTGTCGAGGCCGCCCGCGTCGAGGAGGCCCTGGCCCAGGCACTCGCCGCGATGGCGGACCCCGAGACACCGTGA
- a CDS encoding alpha/beta fold hydrolase: MWTAPRCPRASSASTCWSDALIDQLDELGVPERPHVVGNSLGGWVALELARRGRARSVVALSPAGTWEMPADLYRLLASFRIGAMLAGWAPVRALASCGLIRRPMLRALSERTDRFTPEEVAELFADFTGCTVLDPLLSAARMDNAMAPFEELPCPVRIAWSGSDRTIPYSRYGRPMMDAVPGAEFVVLPGVGHVPMVDNPALVAWTILQHTRYEVAS, from the coding sequence ATCTGGACGGCCCCCCGATGCCCGAGGGCGAGTTCAGCATCGACCTGCTGGTCCGACGCGCTGATCGACCAGCTCGACGAGCTGGGCGTGCCCGAGCGCCCGCACGTCGTCGGGAACTCCCTCGGCGGCTGGGTCGCGCTGGAGCTGGCCCGCCGCGGGCGCGCCCGGTCGGTCGTGGCGCTGTCCCCGGCCGGGACGTGGGAGATGCCCGCCGACCTGTACCGGCTGCTCGCGAGCTTCCGGATCGGCGCGATGCTCGCGGGGTGGGCGCCGGTCCGGGCGCTCGCCTCGTGCGGCCTGATCCGCCGGCCGATGCTGCGCGCGCTGTCCGAGCGCACCGACCGTTTCACCCCCGAGGAGGTCGCCGAGTTGTTCGCGGACTTCACCGGCTGCACGGTGCTCGACCCGCTGCTGTCCGCCGCGCGGATGGACAACGCGATGGCACCGTTCGAGGAGCTGCCCTGCCCGGTCAGGATCGCGTGGTCGGGCTCGGACCGCACGATCCCCTACAGCCGTTACGGGCGCCCCATGATGGACGCCGTGCCCGGCGCGGAGTTCGTCGTGCTGCCGGGGGTCGGGCACGTGCCGATGGTCGACAACCCGGCCCTGGTCGCGTGGACGATCCTGCAGCACACCCGCTACGAGGTGGCCTCGTGA
- a CDS encoding Dps family protein — translation MATPITSPLDGGATDITGRVLQETLVDLVDLSLVAKQAHWNLVGKQFRDIHLHLDELVDLAREHGDSVAERAAAIGVAPDGRARTVGRDTGLPEYPAGYVSDQDTVLTISATVDAVVDRLRPRIEQAGKADPLTEDLLIELGRALEEARWMWQAQAAGYRGEV, via the coding sequence ATGGCCACCCCGATCACCAGCCCGCTCGACGGCGGCGCCACCGACATCACCGGCCGCGTGCTGCAGGAGACCCTCGTCGACCTCGTCGACCTGTCCCTGGTCGCCAAGCAGGCACACTGGAACCTCGTCGGCAAGCAGTTCCGTGACATCCACCTGCACCTCGACGAGCTCGTCGACCTGGCGCGCGAGCACGGCGACTCGGTCGCCGAGCGTGCCGCCGCCATCGGCGTCGCCCCCGACGGTCGCGCGAGGACGGTCGGCCGCGACACCGGGCTGCCCGAGTACCCGGCGGGCTACGTGTCCGACCAGGACACCGTGCTGACCATCTCGGCGACCGTCGACGCCGTCGTCGACCGGCTGCGTCCGCGGATCGAGCAGGCCGGCAAGGCCGACCCGCTCACCGAGGACCTGCTCATCGAGCTGGGTCGTGCGCTGGAGGAGGCCCGCTGGATGTGGCAGGCCCAGGCCGCCGGCTACCGCGGCGAGGTCTGA
- a CDS encoding FAS1-like dehydratase domain-containing protein, translating into MTGPAAGSPDGAVDLAAAVEGWAPEPLVGTDAVSAWSVAAFSGLLDLDPVAAEGDPLPPLWHWFAFLDTPPTSALGDDGHPGEGRFLPPIPDRRRMVAGGRLTWHAPWRVGEPVTRRQELGPVRVKQGGSGQMAFVTTRAEFHRGDALLCVEEQDIVYRSQPAGTGRGITAPAPAPPPEHEWGFTVPTGPELLFRMSALTYNTHRIHYDLPYVTEVEGYPGLVVHGPLFALLGLEIARRHRPTAFVRGFEYRLTAPAFAGADVWVGGTPDGDRIVVAAGSDGAPESVRGSIELAS; encoded by the coding sequence GTGACCGGGCCGGCCGCCGGGTCGCCGGACGGGGCCGTGGACCTGGCCGCGGCCGTCGAGGGCTGGGCGCCGGAGCCGCTCGTCGGCACCGACGCGGTGTCCGCGTGGTCGGTCGCCGCGTTCTCCGGCCTGCTGGACCTCGACCCGGTCGCCGCCGAGGGCGACCCGCTCCCGCCGCTGTGGCACTGGTTCGCCTTCCTCGACACCCCGCCGACGTCTGCGCTCGGGGACGACGGGCACCCCGGCGAGGGTCGCTTCCTGCCGCCGATCCCGGACCGGCGACGCATGGTCGCGGGCGGCCGCCTGACGTGGCACGCCCCGTGGCGGGTCGGTGAACCGGTGACCCGCCGCCAGGAGCTCGGCCCGGTCCGCGTGAAGCAGGGCGGCAGCGGGCAGATGGCCTTCGTGACCACCCGCGCGGAGTTCCACCGCGGTGACGCGCTCCTCTGCGTCGAGGAGCAGGACATCGTCTACCGCTCGCAGCCCGCGGGCACCGGGCGCGGGATCACCGCCCCGGCCCCGGCGCCGCCTCCGGAACACGAGTGGGGATTCACCGTGCCGACCGGCCCGGAGCTGCTGTTCCGCATGTCGGCGCTGACCTACAACACCCACCGCATCCACTACGACCTGCCCTACGTCACCGAGGTGGAGGGCTATCCCGGGCTCGTCGTGCACGGCCCGCTGTTCGCGCTGCTCGGCCTGGAGATCGCGCGCCGCCACCGCCCGACGGCGTTCGTCCGCGGCTTCGAGTACCGCCTCACCGCACCGGCCTTCGCCGGCGCGGACGTCTGGGTCGGCGGGACCCCGGACGGGGACCGCATCGTCGTCGCCGCGGGCTCCGACGGGGCACCGGAGTCGGTGCGGGGGAGCATCGAGCTGGCATCCTGA
- a CDS encoding DUF1684 domain-containing protein — MTSTWTSATTESTERATHDTWRADRERILAEPHGWLSLTALHWLDDGEGGLPGLPGTWRVAGPDAVAVTAEAADGVVLPGTDAPLDGTAHLHPVDGAPGAMVTVGERVVEIARRTDSYALRVRDPRAVTRTAFTGVPAWGYDPAAVVDAVFTPYDAPRTVAVDAVVAGLQHFPTAVGEVAFTWAGRPQRLVALAGKDVGLSLHFRDATSGDTTYGGGRILRTDDPAPDGTLRLDLNRVVNLPCAFTAYATCPLPPAGNTLDVPVEAGERTPSRPDQV, encoded by the coding sequence ATGACGAGCACCTGGACCTCCGCGACGACCGAGAGCACCGAGCGCGCCACGCACGACACCTGGCGCGCCGACCGCGAGCGGATCCTGGCCGAGCCGCACGGCTGGCTGTCGCTGACCGCCCTGCACTGGCTCGACGACGGCGAGGGCGGGCTGCCGGGGCTGCCCGGCACCTGGCGGGTCGCCGGCCCGGACGCGGTCGCGGTCACCGCCGAGGCGGCCGACGGCGTCGTCCTGCCCGGCACCGACGCGCCGCTCGACGGCACGGCGCACCTGCACCCGGTGGACGGCGCACCCGGTGCGATGGTCACCGTGGGGGAGCGGGTCGTCGAGATCGCGCGGCGCACCGACTCCTACGCGCTGCGTGTGCGCGACCCGAGGGCGGTCACCCGGACCGCCTTCACCGGTGTCCCGGCCTGGGGTTACGACCCGGCCGCGGTCGTCGACGCGGTGTTCACCCCCTACGACGCGCCGCGCACCGTCGCCGTGGACGCCGTCGTCGCCGGCCTGCAGCACTTCCCGACCGCGGTCGGCGAGGTCGCCTTCACCTGGGCGGGCCGCCCGCAGCGACTGGTGGCGCTGGCGGGCAAGGACGTGGGCCTGTCCCTGCACTTCCGCGACGCCACCTCCGGGGACACCACCTACGGCGGCGGGCGCATCCTGCGCACCGACGACCCCGCCCCGGACGGGACCCTGCGCCTCGACCTGAACCGGGTGGTGAACCTGCCCTGCGCGTTCACCGCGTACGCCACCTGCCCGCTGCCGCCGGCCGGGAACACCTTGGACGTGCCGGTGGAGGCGGGTGAGCGGACCCCGTCGCGGCCCGACCAGGTCTGA